One window of Akkermansia biwaensis genomic DNA carries:
- a CDS encoding DUF932 domain-containing protein, whose protein sequence is MPEPAAAPVVPPTVFRKGLLLHCGAEAVDRGTLSHVETPSCTESWFPLPHDFLLKEVESQLTAHGFGIGETTHALSHEGKRYFGVLQILRPDDGPGDYSWIVGIRNSHDKTFPASLVMGTRVFVCDNLAFNGEVKLSRKHTRFAVRDLRFMTSRAVGRLGEQFHREDERIAAYKKQRLTDKAAHDLLIRAVDCRAITPTVLPEVIRYWREPLHEEFRSRTVWSLFNAFTEQFKAVNPHVVAKRSQALHGLCDSVCGLIA, encoded by the coding sequence ATGCCGGAACCGGCAGCGGCTCCGGTAGTTCCTCCGACCGTATTCCGTAAGGGGCTTCTCCTCCATTGCGGGGCTGAAGCCGTCGACAGGGGAACGCTGTCTCATGTGGAAACCCCGTCCTGCACGGAATCATGGTTCCCGCTTCCGCATGACTTCCTGCTGAAGGAAGTGGAATCCCAGCTCACCGCCCACGGCTTCGGGATTGGGGAAACCACCCACGCCCTCAGCCATGAAGGGAAACGGTATTTCGGAGTTCTCCAAATCCTGCGTCCAGACGACGGCCCCGGCGACTACTCGTGGATCGTCGGCATCCGCAACTCCCACGATAAGACTTTCCCGGCCTCTCTGGTCATGGGAACGCGTGTGTTCGTTTGCGACAACCTTGCCTTCAACGGAGAAGTGAAACTCTCCCGGAAGCATACGAGATTCGCCGTACGGGATCTGCGCTTCATGACCTCCCGGGCTGTCGGCAGGTTGGGAGAGCAATTCCATCGCGAAGACGAACGGATTGCTGCCTACAAAAAGCAGAGGCTGACCGACAAGGCGGCGCATGATCTTCTGATTCGTGCGGTCGACTGTCGGGCTATCACGCCGACCGTCCTACCGGAAGTCATCCGGTACTGGCGGGAGCCCCTTCATGAAGAATTCCGATCCCGTACCGTCTGGAGCCTGTTCAACGCCTTCACGGAGCAGTTCAAGGCCGTCAACCCGCATGTGGTCGCCAAGCGGAGCCAGGCCCTGCACGGCCTGTGCGATTCCGTCTGCGGACTGATCGCCTGA